One region of Oxalobacteraceae bacterium OTU3CAMAD1 genomic DNA includes:
- a CDS encoding phosphoglycerate kinase: MNFIRLQDLIAQNALQGKRVFIRADLNVPQDDAGNITEDTRIRASVPAIKAAVAAGAKVMVTSHLGRPTEGEFKPEDSLAPVAARLSELLGQPVELKQNWVDGAGLENLQAGQVVLLENVRVNKGEKKNNDELAQKMAKLCDIYVNDAFGTAHRAEASTHGIAKFAPVASAGPLLAAELDALGKALGAPARPLLAIVAGSKVSSKLSILKALADKVDNLIVGGGIANTFMKAVGLNIGKSLVENELVEEAKAIIDIMAKRGAQVPIPVDVVCAKEFSPTAVATVKDVADVADDDMILDIGPKTAATLAAQIAGAGTIVWNGPVGVFEFDQFGEGTKTLALAIANSKAFSIAGGGDTLAAIAKYGITEQIGYISTGGGAFLEFLEGKTLPAVEILTQRAAAQ; the protein is encoded by the coding sequence TTGAACTTCATCCGTCTGCAAGATCTCATCGCCCAGAATGCGCTGCAAGGCAAGCGCGTCTTCATCCGTGCCGACTTGAACGTGCCGCAGGATGATGCGGGCAATATCACCGAAGATACGCGCATTCGCGCCTCCGTTCCCGCCATTAAGGCGGCCGTGGCCGCCGGCGCCAAAGTGATGGTGACGTCCCATCTGGGCCGCCCGACCGAAGGCGAGTTCAAACCGGAAGACAGCCTGGCGCCAGTCGCCGCGCGCCTGTCCGAGCTGCTGGGCCAGCCGGTCGAGCTGAAACAGAACTGGGTCGATGGCGCCGGTCTGGAGAACCTGCAAGCGGGCCAGGTCGTGCTGTTGGAAAACGTCCGCGTCAACAAGGGCGAGAAGAAGAACAACGACGAACTGGCGCAAAAAATGGCCAAGTTGTGCGATATCTACGTCAACGACGCTTTCGGCACCGCCCACCGCGCCGAGGCTTCGACCCACGGCATCGCGAAGTTCGCGCCGGTCGCGTCGGCCGGTCCGCTGCTGGCCGCCGAGCTGGACGCATTGGGCAAGGCGCTGGGCGCCCCGGCCCGTCCGCTGCTGGCCATCGTCGCCGGTTCCAAAGTATCTTCCAAGCTGTCGATTCTGAAAGCGCTGGCCGACAAGGTCGACAATCTGATCGTTGGCGGCGGCATCGCCAACACCTTCATGAAGGCCGTCGGCCTGAACATCGGTAAATCGCTGGTCGAGAACGAACTGGTGGAAGAAGCCAAGGCCATCATCGACATCATGGCAAAGCGCGGCGCGCAAGTGCCGATCCCGGTCGATGTCGTGTGTGCCAAGGAATTCTCGCCAACCGCCGTCGCCACCGTCAAGGACGTGGCAGACGTCGCCGACGACGACATGATCCTGGATATCGGTCCTAAAACCGCCGCCACCCTGGCCGCGCAAATCGCGGGCGCCGGCACCATCGTCTGGAACGGTCCGGTCGGCGTGTTCGAGTTCGACCAGTTCGGCGAAGGCACCAAGACCCTGGCGCTGGCCATCGCCAACTCCAAGGCGTTCTCGATCGCCGGCGGTGGCGATACCCTGGCGGCGATCGCCAAATACGGTATCACCGAGCAGATCGGTTACATCTCGACCGGCGGCGGCGCTTTCCTGGAATTCCTGGAAGGCAAGACCTTGCCAGCGGTGGAGATCCTGACGCAGCGTGCTGCGGCGCAATAA
- a CDS encoding AzlC family ABC transporter permease: MTQPSSTPPAPGRYVPEHHEPSWREGLKVGTPTLFGIGAWGLVVGIAMVKSGLSVPQALGMTLLVFAGSAQLAALPLIAASAPIWVIFLTAFVVNLRFVIFAALLAPHFAHLPWTRRFLLGYVSGDMTVALFLQKYPSEAPQVGKLSYLKGLMYPNWGAWQVGSIAGIFLGSTVPPEWGLGFAGTLAIICVMIPLMVGRPALCGVLVAGGVSVVAAGLPYKLGLLLAVLVGMLTSMAVEEGAEKWRNRGNT; the protein is encoded by the coding sequence ATGACCCAACCGAGCAGTACCCCTCCCGCGCCCGGCCGCTACGTGCCGGAACACCATGAGCCTTCCTGGCGGGAAGGGCTGAAGGTCGGCACTCCCACGTTGTTCGGCATCGGCGCCTGGGGGCTGGTGGTGGGCATCGCGATGGTCAAGTCCGGCTTGAGCGTGCCGCAGGCGTTGGGTATGACGTTGCTGGTGTTCGCCGGCTCCGCCCAACTGGCGGCGCTGCCGTTGATCGCGGCGAGCGCGCCGATCTGGGTCATCTTCCTGACGGCGTTTGTCGTCAATCTGCGTTTCGTTATCTTCGCGGCCTTGCTGGCGCCGCACTTCGCACATCTTCCGTGGACGCGCCGGTTTTTGCTCGGCTATGTCTCCGGGGATATGACGGTGGCGCTGTTTTTGCAAAAATATCCGTCCGAAGCGCCTCAGGTTGGCAAGCTGTCTTATCTGAAGGGCTTGATGTATCCGAACTGGGGCGCGTGGCAGGTCGGCTCGATCGCCGGCATCTTCCTCGGCAGCACGGTGCCGCCGGAGTGGGGGCTGGGTTTTGCCGGCACGTTGGCCATTATTTGCGTGATGATCCCGTTGATGGTGGGACGGCCGGCATTGTGCGGCGTGCTCGTCGCGGGCGGCGTGTCGGTGGTCGCGGCGGGTTTGCCCTACAAGTTGGGCCTGTTGCTGGCGGTGCTGGTAGGAATGCTGACCTCCATGGCAGTCGAAGAGGGCGCAGAGAAGTGGCGTAACCGAGGAAACACGTAG
- a CDS encoding AzlD domain-containing protein, which produces MADWEIWVVIGVLALATAATRSSFWLIGHHITIPKRVQEMLRYAPACALAAIIFPDLLLAPDGHAVLDFSNLKLIAGVVATGYYLLRRNMLETIIFGMAFFTALRLLPSLLSTLVPVFQ; this is translated from the coding sequence ATGGCTGATTGGGAAATTTGGGTCGTCATCGGTGTGCTGGCGCTGGCCACCGCCGCCACCCGCAGTTCGTTTTGGCTGATCGGCCATCACATCACCATCCCCAAACGGGTGCAGGAAATGCTGCGCTATGCGCCGGCCTGCGCGCTTGCAGCCATTATCTTCCCGGATCTGCTGCTGGCCCCGGACGGCCACGCGGTCCTCGATTTCAGTAACCTGAAATTAATCGCCGGCGTGGTGGCCACCGGCTATTATTTGCTGCGTCGCAACATGCTCGAAACGATTATCTTCGGCATGGCTTTCTTCACGGCACTACGCTTGCTTCCCAGCTTGCTGTCTACCCTTGTTCCTGTATTTCAATAA
- the sucD gene encoding succinate--CoA ligase subunit alpha, whose product MSILINKDTKVVTQGITGKTGQFHTRGCRDYANGKNAFVAGVNPKKAGEDFEGIPIFANVAEAKKETGANVSVIYVPPAGAAAAIWEAVEAELDLAICITEGIPVRDMMALKDRMAKAGSKTLLLGPNCPGLITPDEIKIGIMPGHIHKKGRIGVVSRSGTLTYEAVGQLTALGLGQSSAVGIGGDPINGLKHIDVMKMFNDDPDTDAVIMIGEIGGPDEANAAYWIKDNMKKPVVGFIAGVTAPPGKRMGHAGALISGGADTAQAKLEIMEACGITVTKNPSEMARLLKAML is encoded by the coding sequence ATGTCCATTCTGATCAATAAAGATACCAAAGTCGTTACCCAAGGGATCACCGGCAAGACCGGCCAGTTCCACACCCGTGGCTGCCGCGATTACGCGAACGGCAAAAATGCGTTCGTCGCAGGCGTGAACCCAAAGAAAGCCGGCGAAGACTTCGAAGGCATTCCAATTTTCGCCAACGTCGCTGAAGCGAAAAAAGAAACCGGCGCCAACGTGTCGGTCATCTACGTCCCACCAGCAGGCGCCGCCGCCGCTATTTGGGAAGCCGTGGAAGCCGAGCTGGACCTGGCAATTTGCATCACCGAAGGCATTCCTGTCCGCGACATGATGGCCCTGAAGGACCGCATGGCCAAAGCCGGCTCGAAGACCCTGCTGCTGGGCCCTAACTGCCCAGGTCTGATCACCCCGGACGAAATCAAGATCGGCATCATGCCAGGTCACATCCACAAGAAGGGCCGTATCGGCGTGGTTTCGCGTTCGGGCACCCTGACCTATGAAGCAGTCGGTCAGCTGACGGCGCTGGGCCTGGGCCAATCGTCGGCAGTCGGCATCGGCGGCGACCCGATCAACGGTCTGAAGCACATCGACGTCATGAAGATGTTCAACGACGATCCTGACACCGACGCGGTTATCATGATCGGCGAAATCGGCGGTCCAGACGAAGCCAACGCGGCTTATTGGATCAAAGACAACATGAAAAAACCGGTCGTCGGCTTCATCGCCGGTGTTACCGCTCCTCCGGGCAAGCGCATGGGCCACGCCGGCGCGCTGATCTCCGGCGGCGCCGACACCGCACAAGCCAAACTGGAAATCATGGAAGCTTGCGGCATCACCGTCACCAAAAACCCGTCCGAAATGGCGCGTCTGCTGAAAGCCATGCTGTAA
- a CDS encoding nuclear transport factor 2 family protein, which yields MPIKREKQLNGSAVEVETAFYAALNRADLDALMALWADDEEIVCVHPGGTRLIGHAAIRSSWSKILEHGGLHIMPSQLHETHNLMSSVHTVVEGTTAASGEPAHLLATNVYVKTPRGWRIVLHHVSVAPGPVPADTATQILH from the coding sequence ATGCCCATTAAACGAGAAAAACAGTTGAACGGCAGCGCCGTCGAGGTGGAAACGGCGTTCTACGCCGCGCTCAACCGCGCCGACCTGGACGCGCTGATGGCCCTGTGGGCCGACGACGAAGAGATCGTCTGCGTCCATCCGGGCGGCACCCGCCTGATCGGCCACGCGGCGATCCGCTCCTCGTGGAGCAAGATCCTCGAACACGGCGGCCTGCACATCATGCCGTCGCAGCTGCACGAAACCCACAATCTGATGAGTTCCGTGCACACGGTGGTCGAAGGCACGACCGCCGCCAGCGGCGAACCGGCGCACCTGCTGGCCACCAACGTCTACGTCAAAACACCGCGTGGCTGGCGCATCGTGCTGCACCATGTGTCGGTCGCGCCCGGTCCTGTGCCCGCCGACACGGCGACGCAAATCCTGCATTAA
- a CDS encoding alpha/beta fold hydrolase produces the protein MKYTAPFWLPSGHLQTIYPAVAIAKPAVTFRRERWDAPDGDFVDVDFVDGKPGQPFVVLFHGLEGSSDSHYARALMADIAARGWSGAVPHFRGCSGEANRAPRFYHSGDATEVDWIIRRLHAQRVEQGGGKFYAAGVSLGGNALLRWLGESQHQADFVDAACSVSAPLDLAQGGASLSSGFNMIYTRMFLQTLKPKCIAKLREFPGLFDLDALHAARDLYAFDNVVTAPLHGYRDTDDYWDRASAKHVLNDITVPTLVLNARNDPFLPGRHLPQRAAPNVVLDYPDHGGHVGFAVGGLPGKLHWLPQRLIHFMEGANDGMDNGMDKKRMAKKHG, from the coding sequence GTGAAGTACACCGCTCCGTTCTGGCTGCCTAGCGGTCACCTGCAAACCATCTACCCGGCCGTCGCCATCGCCAAGCCGGCGGTGACGTTCCGCCGGGAACGCTGGGATGCGCCGGACGGCGACTTCGTCGATGTCGACTTCGTCGACGGCAAGCCGGGGCAACCGTTCGTCGTGCTATTCCACGGCCTGGAAGGCTCGTCCGACAGCCACTACGCGCGCGCCCTGATGGCAGACATCGCCGCGCGCGGCTGGTCCGGCGCGGTGCCGCATTTCCGTGGCTGCTCCGGCGAGGCCAACCGCGCGCCGCGCTTTTACCATTCCGGCGACGCCACCGAAGTCGACTGGATCATCCGCCGCCTGCACGCACAGCGCGTCGAACAAGGCGGCGGCAAGTTCTACGCGGCCGGCGTCTCGCTGGGCGGCAACGCGCTGCTGCGCTGGCTGGGCGAATCGCAGCACCAGGCCGACTTCGTCGACGCCGCGTGCTCGGTGTCGGCGCCGCTGGACCTGGCGCAGGGCGGCGCCTCGCTGTCGAGCGGCTTCAACATGATCTACACGCGCATGTTCCTGCAAACGCTCAAGCCCAAGTGCATCGCCAAGCTGCGGGAGTTCCCCGGCCTGTTCGACCTCGACGCGCTGCACGCGGCGCGCGACCTGTACGCCTTCGACAACGTCGTCACGGCGCCGCTGCACGGCTACCGCGACACCGACGACTACTGGGACCGCGCCAGCGCCAAGCACGTGCTCAACGACATCACCGTGCCCACCCTGGTGCTCAACGCCAGGAACGATCCCTTCCTGCCCGGGCGCCATCTGCCGCAGCGTGCGGCACCAAACGTCGTATTGGACTATCCTGACCACGGAGGCCATGTCGGCTTCGCGGTCGGCGGGCTGCCGGGCAAGCTGCACTGGCTGCCGCAGCGTCTGATTCACTTTATGGAAGGCGCCAACGACGGTATGGACAACGGTATGGACAAGAAGCGGATGGCCAAGAAACATGGATGA
- a CDS encoding M48 family metalloprotease, protein MRMIAAALLVAMPMAMAQNALAPARIPNLPALGDTERQDLSPLMERKLGEEIMRDIRRDRDFLDDGPILEYLNTFGNALVAARPDARGEANFDYYFFAVRDPNLNAFALPGGFIAVHSALLLAAQSESELASVLGHEIGHVAQRHIARSIGQQKQDALIPLAAMILAALASRAGGDAAMGVFMGGQGLAIQRQLNFGRDAEREADRIGFQIMGEAGFDTTGMVGFFQRMQAASRNYSDLVPAYLQSHPLTTERIADIQARIRDQPYKQRVDSLDFYLVRSRARVLQDQTSQGYAESKTFFENQMLQENRHQLTAGQYGMAFLALKKGDTANAQVWLDKARATFGKAPAAGTFSAAPKPSSDAIFVSTAIEIKLAQTNDKAVLAQAVVDAEAAHQRYPLSRGIAHLYGEALIAAGKYEEAGSYLREQVQLYREDPNAYDLLAQTYSKQGKVALQHMALAESYVLQGGVLSALDQLGYARKAPDASFYDQAVIDARERELQARRREDLGEKGKKDLREAENRPAFKAEMRSGSRAEDDDRTKNPNSPFSNQSTNPFDRLRQGSPDLTPGRSVR, encoded by the coding sequence ATGCGCATGATCGCGGCTGCCCTGCTGGTCGCCATGCCGATGGCCATGGCGCAGAACGCGCTCGCGCCCGCCAGGATTCCCAATCTGCCGGCGCTGGGCGATACCGAACGCCAGGACCTGTCGCCGCTGATGGAGCGCAAGCTGGGCGAGGAGATCATGCGCGATATCCGGCGCGACCGCGATTTCCTCGACGACGGTCCCATCCTCGAGTACCTGAACACTTTCGGCAACGCGCTGGTGGCGGCCCGCCCGGACGCGCGCGGCGAGGCCAATTTCGACTATTACTTCTTCGCCGTGCGCGATCCGAACCTGAACGCGTTCGCGTTGCCGGGCGGCTTTATCGCCGTGCACTCGGCGCTGCTGCTGGCGGCGCAGTCCGAATCGGAACTGGCGTCCGTGCTCGGCCACGAGATCGGCCACGTGGCGCAGCGCCACATCGCCCGTTCCATCGGCCAGCAAAAGCAGGATGCGCTGATCCCGCTGGCGGCGATGATCTTGGCCGCGCTGGCGTCCCGTGCCGGCGGCGACGCGGCCATGGGCGTGTTCATGGGCGGGCAGGGACTGGCGATCCAGCGTCAACTGAATTTCGGCCGCGACGCCGAGCGCGAGGCCGACCGCATCGGTTTCCAGATCATGGGCGAGGCCGGCTTCGATACGACCGGCATGGTGGGCTTCTTCCAGCGCATGCAGGCTGCCAGCCGCAATTACAGCGATCTGGTGCCTGCTTACCTGCAGAGTCATCCGCTGACGACCGAGCGCATCGCCGACATCCAGGCGCGCATCCGCGACCAGCCGTACAAGCAGCGGGTCGACAGCCTCGATTTCTATCTGGTTCGGTCGCGCGCGCGCGTGTTGCAGGATCAGACGTCGCAGGGCTATGCCGAGTCGAAGACGTTTTTTGAGAATCAGATGTTGCAGGAGAACCGCCATCAGCTGACGGCGGGGCAGTACGGTATGGCCTTCCTGGCGCTGAAAAAAGGCGACACCGCCAACGCGCAGGTGTGGCTGGACAAGGCGCGCGCGACGTTCGGCAAGGCGCCCGCCGCCGGCACCTTCAGTGCGGCGCCGAAGCCGTCGTCAGATGCGATCTTCGTCAGCACGGCCATCGAGATCAAACTGGCGCAGACCAACGACAAGGCCGTCCTCGCGCAGGCGGTGGTCGACGCCGAGGCGGCGCACCAGCGTTATCCGCTGTCGCGCGGCATCGCGCACCTGTACGGCGAGGCGCTGATCGCCGCCGGCAAGTACGAGGAGGCGGGCAGCTATCTGCGCGAACAGGTGCAGTTGTACCGCGAAGATCCGAACGCCTACGATTTGCTGGCGCAGACGTATTCGAAGCAGGGCAAGGTGGCGTTGCAGCACATGGCGCTGGCCGAGTCGTACGTGTTGCAGGGTGGGGTGCTGTCGGCGCTCGACCAGCTGGGCTATGCGCGCAAGGCGCCCGATGCGTCGTTCTACGACCAAGCCGTGATCGATGCGCGTGAGCGCGAGTTGCAGGCGCGCCGGCGCGAGGACTTGGGCGAAAAAGGCAAGAAGGATTTGCGCGAGGCCGAGAACCGCCCGGCGTTCAAGGCGGAGATGCGTTCGGGTTCCCGCGCCGAGGACGACGACCGTACCAAAAACCCGAACAGCCCGTTCTCCAACCAGTCGACCAATCCGTTCGACCGGCTGCGCCAGGGTTCCCCGGACCTTACGCCGGGGCGGTCGGTTCGCTGA
- a CDS encoding FHA domain-containing protein — protein MAKIIVTRDGQVEQQVQLSKERMTIGRHPRNDIVLAHPAVSGEHAVIVTILDDSFLEDLHSTNGTFVNGHRIGKHFLQHQDLIKMAKFQVEFVADGVRPSMAAEPLLAHIEVLNGNNTGKQMALTKPQTTLGRTGVQVVVIERQPDVYTLTHIEGGQAPLVNGVAVGKQAWRLAHGDVIDLGGTQMAFRIA, from the coding sequence TTGGCGAAGATCATCGTCACACGCGACGGCCAGGTGGAACAGCAGGTTCAGCTGAGCAAAGAACGGATGACCATCGGCCGCCATCCGCGCAACGACATCGTGCTGGCGCACCCGGCCGTCAGCGGCGAGCACGCCGTCATCGTCACCATCCTCGACGACTCCTTCCTGGAAGACCTGCACAGCACCAACGGCACCTTCGTCAACGGCCACCGCATTGGCAAGCATTTCCTCCAGCACCAGGACCTCATCAAGATGGCCAAGTTCCAGGTCGAGTTCGTTGCCGACGGCGTGCGGCCGAGCATGGCCGCCGAGCCGCTGCTGGCCCACATCGAAGTCTTAAATGGCAACAATACTGGTAAACAAATGGCGCTGACCAAGCCCCAGACCACGCTCGGCCGCACCGGCGTGCAGGTGGTGGTGATCGAGCGCCAGCCGGATGTGTATACGTTGACGCATATCGAGGGAGGGCAGGCGCCGCTGGTCAATGGCGTCGCGGTCGGAAAGCAGGCATGGCGGCTCGCGCATGGCGATGTCATCGACCTCGGCGGCACGCAGATGGCCTTCCGCATCGCCTGA
- a CDS encoding zinc-finger domain-containing protein gives MTNANTSAAAATNAVELDGKDLPAHCPNPAMPLWSSHPRVFLEFNHDGVAKCPYCGTAYRLKPGTVVGHH, from the coding sequence ATGACCAACGCCAACACGTCCGCCGCAGCCGCCACCAACGCCGTTGAGCTGGATGGCAAGGATTTGCCGGCACATTGCCCGAACCCAGCGATGCCGCTGTGGTCGTCGCACCCACGCGTGTTCCTGGAATTCAACCACGACGGCGTCGCCAAGTGCCCTTACTGCGGCACCGCCTACCGCCTGAAGCCGGGCACCGTCGTCGGCCACCATTAA
- a CDS encoding flagellar brake protein produces MSSNPPPSEAKTQEYEFEQMNLQVGGRIQFITHRTMKPIQHFSTIIGWVKDEYLIVKVPFENNAPISINDGDKLTIRVFSGVNVCSFSCVVQRVFPRPFFYAHLSFPVSIQGTSLRAAMRVKVDIPAQVTTPTGTSSVFLVNLSVSGALIESPKRLPEDDAQVGLSFYLIAQPGNRQVRVNPNATIRNINVVKPAAGDKPEVFTYGVQFVDLDPVHYTMLQNLTYEALIADRQKIV; encoded by the coding sequence ATGAGCAGCAACCCGCCCCCGAGCGAAGCCAAGACTCAGGAATACGAATTCGAACAGATGAACCTGCAGGTGGGCGGCAGGATCCAGTTCATCACGCATCGGACCATGAAGCCGATCCAGCACTTTTCGACCATCATCGGCTGGGTCAAGGATGAATATTTGATCGTGAAGGTGCCGTTTGAGAACAACGCGCCGATCTCGATCAACGATGGCGACAAGCTGACCATCCGCGTGTTTTCCGGCGTGAACGTCTGCTCGTTCTCGTGCGTCGTGCAGCGCGTGTTTCCTCGTCCGTTCTTTTATGCGCATCTGTCGTTCCCGGTGTCGATCCAGGGGACCAGTCTGCGAGCGGCGATGCGGGTGAAGGTGGATATTCCGGCGCAGGTGACGACGCCGACTGGCACGTCGTCGGTGTTCCTGGTGAACCTGAGCGTGTCCGGGGCGCTGATCGAGTCGCCGAAACGGTTGCCGGAGGATGATGCGCAGGTTGGGCTGTCGTTCTATTTGATCGCGCAGCCGGGCAACCGGCAGGTGCGCGTTAATCCGAATGCGACGATCCGCAATATCAATGTGGTCAAGCCGGCGGCCGGGGATAAGCCGGAGGTGTTCACGTACGGCGTGCAGTTTGTGGATTTGGATCCAGTGCATTACACGATGTTGCAGAATTTGACGTATGAGGCCTTGATCGCGGATCGGCAGAAGATTGTGTAA
- a CDS encoding prepilin-type N-terminal cleavage/methylation domain-containing protein, with amino-acid sequence MKKQAQAGFTLIELMIVVAIIGILAAVAIPAYSDYTVKAKVANIQGAADSLKTAVALCAQEAGGVLTDCDTGQNGIPAAFTTTKEVLSATVADGVVVLTLQGGLGTGVNGQTVTYTPAIAAGATNLVWTTTTTVTHDAAKTALLKNNITP; translated from the coding sequence ATGAAGAAACAAGCACAGGCCGGCTTCACCCTGATCGAACTGATGATCGTGGTTGCGATTATCGGCATTCTGGCAGCGGTCGCGATCCCTGCGTATAGCGACTACACGGTCAAAGCAAAAGTCGCCAATATCCAAGGCGCCGCCGACTCGCTGAAAACGGCTGTCGCATTGTGTGCGCAAGAAGCCGGCGGCGTGCTGACGGACTGCGATACCGGCCAAAACGGCATTCCAGCCGCGTTCACCACCACCAAGGAAGTCCTTTCGGCAACGGTTGCGGACGGGGTTGTCGTATTGACCTTGCAAGGTGGTCTGGGTACCGGCGTCAACGGCCAAACCGTGACCTACACGCCGGCGATCGCGGCTGGCGCCACCAATCTCGTATGGACTACCACAACCACGGTCACCCATGACGCAGCCAAGACAGCGCTCTTGAAAAACAACATCACACCATAA
- the moaC gene encoding cyclic pyranopterin monophosphate synthase MoaC, whose amino-acid sequence MTDTTSAPPSDHLTHFDASGQAHMVDVGAKQETHRIALASGTIRMKPETLAIITGGTAKKGDVLGIARIAAIMASKRTSDLIPLCHPLALTRVTVDFETDVGNSSVHCKAQVETYGKTGVEMEALTAVQVGLLTVYDMCKAVDRGMVMSDIRVMEKHGGKSGDWSATS is encoded by the coding sequence ATGACCGACACCACATCCGCTCCGCCATCCGACCACCTGACCCACTTCGACGCCTCCGGGCAAGCCCACATGGTCGACGTCGGCGCCAAGCAGGAAACCCACCGCATCGCGCTGGCCAGCGGGACCATCCGCATGAAGCCGGAGACCCTGGCGATCATCACCGGCGGCACGGCCAAGAAGGGGGATGTGCTCGGCATCGCGCGCATCGCCGCGATCATGGCGTCCAAGCGCACCAGCGACTTGATCCCGCTGTGCCATCCGCTGGCGTTGACGCGGGTGACGGTGGATTTTGAGACGGATGTGGGGAATTCGAGTGTGCACTGCAAGGCGCAGGTGGAGACTTACGGCAAGACCGGCGTGGAGATGGAGGCGCTGACTGCGGTGCAGGTCGGCCTGCTGACTGTTTACGACATGTGCAAGGCGGTGGATCGCGGGATGGTGATGAGCGACATCCGGGTGATGGAAAAGCATGGTGGGAAGTCGGGGGATTGGAGCGCGACGAGCTAG
- a CDS encoding DUF2946 family protein — MDDIVKQALAKWPNVPHCYGWLGLDARGNWRMRDERAQQQNLPGDKLAHEALIAFIVRNYAADERGCWYFQNGPQRVYVNLEATPYIVRTDPSSGWLLHTGTAMGGIDKAVLTETGALVLRSGEIVAQLDDRDFAQVLPLLRMNDEPVADETLLEWMESDAHSVASTLTLTDHERQVPVYRVAAAQLAAHFGFVSEPTAPA; from the coding sequence ATGGATGACATCGTCAAGCAGGCCTTGGCCAAATGGCCGAACGTGCCGCACTGCTACGGCTGGCTGGGTCTGGACGCGCGCGGCAACTGGCGCATGCGCGACGAGCGCGCCCAGCAGCAGAATCTACCCGGCGACAAGCTCGCGCACGAGGCGCTGATCGCCTTCATCGTGCGCAACTACGCGGCCGACGAACGGGGTTGCTGGTATTTCCAGAACGGCCCGCAGCGCGTCTACGTGAACCTGGAAGCGACGCCCTACATCGTGCGCACCGATCCGTCCAGCGGATGGCTGCTGCACACGGGCACAGCGATGGGCGGCATCGACAAAGCGGTGTTGACGGAGACCGGCGCGCTGGTCTTGCGCAGCGGTGAAATCGTCGCCCAGCTGGACGACCGCGACTTCGCGCAGGTGCTGCCATTGCTCAGGATGAACGACGAGCCGGTGGCCGACGAGACCTTGCTGGAATGGATGGAGAGCGACGCGCACTCGGTCGCCTCCACGTTGACGCTGACCGATCACGAGCGTCAGGTGCCGGTGTACCGCGTGGCCGCCGCGCAGTTGGCGGCGCACTTCGGCTTCGTCAGCGAACCGACCGCCCCGGCGTAA